One Thunnus thynnus chromosome 18, fThuThy2.1, whole genome shotgun sequence genomic region harbors:
- the pax1b gene encoding paired box protein Pax-1: MEQSYGEVNQLGGVFVNGRPLPAPLRLRIVELAQLGMRPCDISRQLRVSHGCVSKILARYNETGSILPGAIGGSKPRVTTPAVVRSIQEYKQGDPGIFAWEIRDRLLTDGVCDKYNVPSVSSISRILRNKIGTVSQPGQHESSKPAPAQLPPYGHVYPYSPTGTRTGSVPTGHVGLPRSWHNILGIRAFMDPAALSGSDGHSAKVDDWTSMSGRPFPSGVNGVDKTNNEPDLKYPQQSSSSLSGYVSACAYSPPNQYGVYGGPAANYMIPGHHWQHQSSSMNPSLTPSLVHPGPAPPLEAADFHNATSFKLSQREEDRKSQSLLNKHHHAAHRLSTAS; this comes from the exons ATGG AGCAGAGCTACGGGGAGGTGAACCAGCTCGGCGGGGTGTTTGTGAACGGCCGGCCGCTGCCCGCCCCGCTGCGGCTGCGGATCGTGGAGCTAGCGCAGCTCGGCATGCGGCCCTGCGACATCAGCCGACAGCTGCGCGTCTCTCATGGCTGCGTGTCCAAGATTCTGGCCCGCTACAACGAGACGGGCTCCATCCTGCCAGGAGCCATCGGTGGCAGCAAGCCGCGCGTCACCACCCCCGCCGTGGTCAGAAGCATCCAGGAATACAAGCAAGGGGACCCGGGTATTTTCGCCTGGGAGATCCGGGACCGGCTGCTGACGGACGGGGTGTGTGACAAGTACAACGTGCCGTCCGTCAGCTCCATCAGCCGGATCCTCAGGAATAAGATCGGGACTGTTTCTCAGCCGGGTCAACATGAGAGCAGCAAGCCGGCTCCGGCTCAGCTGCCCCCATACGGACACGTCTACCCCTACTCCCCCACCGGGACCAGGACCGGATCCGTACCCACCGGGCACGTCGGTCTGCCGCGGAGCTGGCACAACATCCTGGGCATCCGAGCCTTCATGGACCCGGCAG ctcTGTCTGGATCTGATGGACATTCAGCTAAAGTGGACGACTGGACCAGTATGAGCGGCAGACCGTTTCCCTCCGGAGtcaatggagtggacaaaaccAACAACGAGCCAGACCTCAAATACCcacaacag tCTTCATCCAGTCTGTCTGGTTACGTCTCAGCTTGCGCGTATTCTCCGCCGAACCAGTACGGTGTGTATGGAGGTCCGGCAGCCAACTACATGATCCCTGGACACCACTGGCAGCATCAGTCCTCCAGTATGAATCCCAGTTTGACTCCCAGTCTGGTTCATCCTGGCCCTGCACCACCACTGGAGGCTGCAGATTTCCACAATGCTACATCTTTCAAACTTTCACAGAGAGAAG aagACAGGAAAAGTCAAAGTCTCCTGAACAAACACCATCATGCAGCTCACAGATTGTCTACAGCCTCGTGA